From the genome of Candidatus Defluviilinea proxima:
GTTAGTGTGTTTAATGTTGGGTGTGAATAAGCGGAGGAAGTGACCATTGTAAAGAGGTAATGTCACTTAGATGCCACAATCTGGCAACCACTGTCGAAATAGATATGCAGTTCATATCCTGTGGGGTCCAGGTTATCCTGAAAAGTTACTACGAGGTTTTGTGTAGCTGTACTTGGTATTGTGAGATTGGCGCCACCTCTCCAATCAGACCCTGATATGTCACTAGGTGAAGTGGTATCTGATGTGTTCCAAATCAAATTACCGTCCAAGGTTAAGCTATCAAGCTTTTGTGATGGCGCTGATTTTACCCAGTATGCAAAGAATCGGCTGATGGTTATGGCTGTCACATCGTTGTTGGTAATGTCCATGCCAAACTCATTGGGGTTTGGATTCCCAAAATTCGTAAGTGAAACAGAAGATCCGCATAATGGCACCAATGGAGCGTCTGGCGTTGATGTTGATGCTCCAGGAGTTGTCGGAGTCGGGCTAGGCGTATTAGTACGCGTGGGTGTGCTCGTACGCGTTGGCGTATTGGTTATAGTGGGTGTATTAGTACGTGTTGGTGTTCTTGTGGGGCCGGGAGTTTTCGTAGGCCCTGGTGTTTTTGTGGGGCCGGGCGAATGTGTGGCACTCGGAAGGACCAATAATGTATTGGTCGCAGGGACTGTGGCTGATGGTATAGGTGAAAGTGTCGGTGTGGGGACAACGGATGGTGTGGACGTGATCTGATTTTGAATCTGTCCTTGCGCATCGGTTTGAGAAACTGGGGTGATCTCGCTTGGTGTGCAGTATTGCCCGGTTAATGTGCAGGACATGTTCATTTCATCGTTTGTGAGTGGCTGGGGTTCAGATGGTGTGCCGACTGATTGATTGCCATTTGCACCACCCAATGCAACACTGACTTTTTGACCTGCACCAAAATATTGTTCCTTGCCATTTGAAACGACTCTGGCTGAACCTTTGTATACGCTGATTTCCATGTCGCCATTTTTGATGGCTTTTATACTGGCAGACCCGATCAGGGTAAGCTCAGAATTGTTAACTTTGAAATGCACGCCACTTCCATCGGGCGAAGTGATCATTAGCCCATCAAAAGGTACTTTCTCACAGGTCACTTTTCCAAGTTCGCTGGAGAAATAAAATGATTCCAGGTTTCCACTGTTGCCGCTGTCGTTATCAAGTGTAGCATTTCCAAACACCACCATTGTGACGGTTTCGCCCGGAAGAGAACGAGGTAGGTTTGCAATAACCTTGAATACCGCAACTCCCCATTCATTATTGGCAAGATTGAGAGGTGCAGCGGTAAGTCGTTTCAGCTCGTTGACGGCGATCATGTCTCCGCGTTCTGAAAAACGACGGGTTGCATTGGTCGTAAGATCGGCCTTAATAGTTGTATTGCCATAACAAACATTATTGGGGCCGGTGTTATCACAATAACTTCCGGATGATTGAATTGCTTTATCTATCAATATCTGACAACTGGCGTTATTTGCAGCCAGCGCAGTAGCAGTTCTACTGGATGGGCCACCGAGCGGAATGTACCCGCTACGAAATAAAGCAAACCCGGCAACACTGGTACATATGGTTGAGATACATAACCCAAGAAATAGCAACAGAACACCAGATTGTTGTTTCTTCTTGCGAGATGATGGACGCTTAGGTGTATGTGGAATTGGGTCGTTTGCAGATAGCGGCTGGCTGATACTTGATGGACGCAGTGTATCGAAGCGTTGTCGGGCTTCCTTGTGCTTCGGATCAAGTGCGAGAATATGTTTCAGGCATTGTAATTCCTCTTCGATGTTGTAGGCGGCATGCCAAAGAAGCTCCCATGTTGCGATGTTGTTGCGGTCCATGGTAAGCGCTTCACGTAACACCTGGCGTGCTTCCTTTTTTTGACCGGCTTTAAGGAGCTCTACAGCGTCATGAAGTTTTGCATCGAGAGAATTACCAGAATGATTCATAAAATAATGTAAAGTATACCCTGTTATTTAGCTGATGGTTCGCCGACAGAATGATGGACGATCAACAGCCTTAAACGACCTATGCGTAGTTGTGCACCATTCTTGAGATGGTAAGGTCTCTCTGGAACAAGTCGTTCATCATCCATCCATGTACCATTTGTACTTGATAGATCAGTGATTTCATATCCGGTTTCGGCTTTTCGGATCATTACATGTCGCCTTGAAAGTCCAAGATTGAAACCATCCAATCCTGAGAGGTCGAGAAAGTTTTCTGTTGAATCTTCAAACTTGCGACCAATGATAATTTCTTTTTTAACATGCAGATAGTAAGGTTTTAGCGTTCCTGCGGCATAGACAGCAATTCCATCTTCAGGGATCAATGCCTTATTGATGAGGGTTTCCGGGATTTTGGCCGAATCGGTGAATATCCCTCCGGTATTTCTTGTTGTTCTCGCCATGCCAGTGGAACTCTCTACTAATTTCTCACCACAATGAATACACATGATGGCATAACGTTCGTTTTTGTTTTTGCAAACAGGGCAAAACTTTTCTGAAGCTTCCACTATCAGTTCTCCAAACAGGTTTATTTTTCCCAAGTGTTGCCTTTGGCGTGAATATTACACCAAATCACTTGAAATCTCAACATAAAAGCAGGACAAGAGCATTTTAATTGTATTAAAATTCAACAACTAGACGTAAAGCAGAGCTATTAGTTTCATGTCAAATATACGAAATTTGGCGTATTTACTACTGTTTTACTCAAATTAATGGTGTGACGGGTATAATTCCGCCACTATGACAGCAGAAAGATTACAAAAAATTCTTGCCCAAGCTGGTTATGGATCCCGCCGTTCGTGCGAGGATCTGATCACAGCCGGGCGTGTGCGTGTAAACGGACAAATCGCCTCTCTCGGCCAAAAAGCTGACCCTGCCTCCGATAAGATTATGCTTGACGGAAAGCCCATTGCGGCGGCAGAGACATTGACATATATTGCATTACACA
Proteins encoded in this window:
- a CDS encoding FHA domain-containing protein; the protein is MEASEKFCPVCKNKNERYAIMCIHCGEKLVESSTGMARTTRNTGGIFTDSAKIPETLINKALIPEDGIAVYAAGTLKPYYLHVKKEIIIGRKFEDSTENFLDLSGLDGFNLGLSRRHVMIRKAETGYEITDLSSTNGTWMDDERLVPERPYHLKNGAQLRIGRLRLLIVHHSVGEPSAK